A genomic window from Silene latifolia isolate original U9 population chromosome 11, ASM4854445v1, whole genome shotgun sequence includes:
- the LOC141611913 gene encoding uncharacterized protein LOC141611913 isoform X1: MAIFKRLHLHSIQLKLLNASNNQITYLPESIGSCFALEELQANEISIKPVKVPGAPEQVTFMLQAEDQVLMSYYMVTNICLEDNKRKAHAVIDNFAECRVRSHNTNGTRNIYICFSIVICSIVHMQAQIHIDLFLNCSAKP, translated from the exons TTAAAGCTTCTAAATGCTTCAAATAACCAAATAACATATCTTCCTGAATCCATTGGGAGCTGCTTTGCTCTTGAGGAGCTTCAGGCAAATG AAATTAGCATCAAGCCAGTAAAGGTGCCAGGTGCCCCTGAGCAGGTAACTTTTATGTTGCAGGCAGAGGATCAAGTTCTAATGTCATATTATATGGTTACTAATATCTGCCTCGAGGATAACAAGCGAAAGGCTCATGCAGTAATTGACAACTTTGCAGAATGCCGTGTTAGATCTCACAACACAAATGGTACTcgtaatatatatatatgtttctcaATAGTAATTTGTAGTATTGTACATATGCAGGCTCAAATACACATTGATTTGTTTTTAAATTGCTCCGCCAAGCCATGA